The following nucleotide sequence is from Mesobacillus jeotgali.
TGGCAGGGGCAGGACGAGGCTGCCTTGCTGGTCCAGGCTGTTGCATTGGACCGGGCGGCCTGACCGGACGGCGCTGCGGCGGCTGGCCATCCTGTGTCTTTTTGTTGAAAAGACTGGAGATGACCCCGATCAGAATAAACAGGGCTATTGGATTACTGAACAATTCAAATAAAATTTCCATGAGGAGCCCCCCTTTCTTTTAACGGGTTCTCGCATCAATTATTATTTTTGTCATCTTTTTTATTATTGTTTGAAAGCTTGCCAATGGACCCTCTCATATCTGTGTCTGCCTCGATATTCTGGATATTCATATAATCCATCACGCCAATGTTGCCTTCACGCAGCGCTTCTGCCATTGCCAATGGTACAGTTGCTTCCGCCTCGACAACTTTCGCCCTCATTTCCTCGACGCGAGCCTTCATTTCCTGCTCTTGTGCTACGGCCATAGCGCGGCGCTCTTCCGCTTTCGCCTGGGCAATCTTCTTATCTGCTTCCGCCTGCTCTGTCTGGAGCTCGGCACCGATGTTTTTGCCGATATCAACGTCCGCGATATCAATCGATAAGATCTCGAACGCTGTACCTGCATCCAGACCTTTTGAAAGGACTGTTTGCGAAATCATATCCGGATTTTCCAACACTTTTTTATGGTTATCAGAAGAACCGATTGTCGATACAATCCCCTCACCTACACGGGCAACGATTGTCTCTTCACCAGCACCCCCGACAAGTCGGTCGATGTTCGCTCTTACGGTAATTCTGGCTTTAGCTTTTACTTCAATACCATCCATAGCCACACCAGCGATGAATGGAGTTTCAATTACTTTCGGATTAACACTCATTTGTACCGCTTCCAGTACATCACGGCCTGCAAGGTCAATTGCTGCCGCTCTTTCGAATGAAAGCTCAATATTCGCGCGGTGCGCAGCAATCAGGGCGTTTACTACCCTGTCAACATTACCGCCGGCAAGATAGTGGCTTTCAAGCTGGTTCGTTGTAACATTCAGGCCTGCTTTGTGCGCCTTGATCATCGGATTGATGACCCT
It contains:
- the floA gene encoding flotillin-like protein FloA (flotillin-like protein involved in membrane lipid rafts) — its product is MEAGTAFVLVAIALGIIFLGVLLTFVPVMLWISALAAGVRVSIFTLIGMRLRRVIPSRVINPMIKAHKAGLNVTTNQLESHYLAGGNVDRVVNALIAAHRANIELSFERAAAIDLAGRDVLEAVQMSVNPKVIETPFIAGVAMDGIEVKAKARITVRANIDRLVGGAGEETIVARVGEGIVSTIGSSDNHKKVLENPDMISQTVLSKGLDAGTAFEILSIDIADVDIGKNIGAELQTEQAEADKKIAQAKAEERRAMAVAQEQEMKARVEEMRAKVVEAEATVPLAMAEALREGNIGVMDYMNIQNIEADTDMRGSIGKLSNNNKKDDKNNN